The following are encoded in a window of Sinorhizobium sojae CCBAU 05684 genomic DNA:
- the glmM gene encoding phosphoglucosamine mutase gives MKRKYFGTDGIRGQSNIFPMTADLAMRVGVAVGTIFRNGAHRHRVVIGKDTRLSGYMLENAMVAGFTAAGLDVFLLGPIPTPGVAMLTRSLRADVGVMISASHNPFRDNGIKLFGPDGYKLSDEIEEKIEELLDQDMTAQLAKPEDIGRAKRVDGDIYRYIEQAKRTLPRDVTLQGLRIAIDCANGAAYKVAPSALWELGAEVVTIGTEPNGVNINLECGSTHPAALQKKVHEVRADIGIALDGDADRVVIVDETGSVIDGDQLMAVIADSWASDGMLQGGGIAATVMSNLGLERYLKSRGLKLHRTKVGDRYVVEQMRQDGLNVGGEQSGHIVLSDFGTTGDGLVAALQVLAVVKRQGKSVSEVCQRFEPVPQVLKNVRISAGKPLEDETVRQAIADAEAELAKSGRLLIRPSGTEPLIRVMAEGDDRGKVERIVDELVNVIGSVRSAA, from the coding sequence ATGAAGCGCAAATATTTCGGCACCGATGGCATTCGCGGCCAATCCAATATTTTTCCGATGACGGCGGATCTCGCGATGCGTGTCGGTGTCGCCGTCGGGACCATTTTCCGCAACGGCGCACACCGCCATCGCGTGGTGATCGGAAAGGACACCCGCCTTTCCGGTTACATGCTCGAAAACGCGATGGTCGCTGGTTTCACGGCGGCCGGCCTCGATGTCTTCCTGCTCGGGCCGATCCCCACGCCCGGGGTGGCGATGCTGACGCGGTCCCTGCGCGCCGACGTCGGCGTGATGATCTCCGCCTCGCACAATCCTTTCCGCGACAACGGGATCAAGCTCTTTGGGCCCGACGGCTACAAGCTTTCCGATGAGATCGAGGAAAAAATCGAGGAGCTTCTCGATCAGGACATGACCGCTCAGCTGGCGAAGCCCGAGGATATCGGCCGCGCCAAGCGCGTCGACGGAGACATCTATCGCTACATCGAACAGGCGAAGCGGACGCTGCCGCGCGATGTCACGCTGCAAGGCCTGCGAATCGCCATAGATTGCGCCAACGGCGCCGCCTACAAGGTTGCGCCATCCGCGCTTTGGGAACTCGGCGCCGAGGTGGTGACGATCGGCACGGAGCCGAACGGCGTCAATATCAACCTCGAGTGCGGCTCGACCCATCCGGCAGCCCTGCAGAAGAAGGTGCACGAAGTCCGTGCGGATATCGGCATTGCGCTGGACGGCGATGCCGACCGGGTGGTGATCGTCGACGAGACCGGATCGGTCATCGACGGCGACCAGTTGATGGCGGTGATTGCCGACAGCTGGGCCTCCGACGGCATGCTGCAGGGTGGCGGCATTGCTGCGACGGTGATGTCGAACTTGGGGCTCGAGCGTTACTTGAAGTCGCGTGGACTGAAGCTCCATCGCACCAAGGTTGGCGACCGCTATGTGGTCGAGCAGATGCGTCAGGACGGGCTGAATGTCGGCGGCGAACAGTCCGGACATATCGTGCTCTCCGATTTCGGCACGACCGGCGACGGGCTGGTGGCCGCGCTGCAGGTGCTTGCTGTTGTCAAGCGGCAGGGCAAGTCCGTGAGTGAGGTTTGCCAGCGTTTCGAACCGGTGCCGCAGGTGTTGAAGAATGTACGCATCTCGGCGGGCAAGCCGCTGGAGGACGAGACGGTGCGCCAGGCGATTGCCGACGCTGAAGCGGAGCTTGCGAAGAGCGGACGTCTCTTGATCCGCCCCTCCGGCACCGAGCCGCTGATCCGCGTGATGGCCGAAGGCGACGACCGCGGAAAGGTCGAGCGGATCGTCGACGAGCTGGTCAATGTGATCGGCAGTGTTCGCAGCGCCGCCTGA
- a CDS encoding outer membrane protein, whose protein sequence is MNKFLIATIAALLGGTPAAAADLYIADPGDPPVVLSGGWYLRGHLGMSNQRLGHLENGAFDDVAVHQFLDSGSFDSAPLGGVGIGYQFNDWLRLDGIVEYRGKADFAALDRYDEDGDGVWDGTNDYDGAKSEWLLMANVYVDIGDWNGIKPYVGAGIGASRNRISNFRDINVPNLGVASASSDPTWNLAWALHAGVAYQATDRLAVDFGYSYVDLGNARTGTIRSYDGNFSSPPMHFEDITSHDFKLGMRYSLQ, encoded by the coding sequence ATGAACAAGTTCTTGATTGCGACCATTGCTGCATTGTTGGGCGGCACACCCGCAGCGGCCGCTGATCTCTATATCGCGGATCCCGGCGACCCGCCGGTCGTCCTGTCCGGCGGATGGTATCTGCGCGGCCATCTTGGTATGAGCAATCAGCGGCTCGGTCATCTCGAGAACGGGGCGTTCGACGACGTCGCCGTGCACCAGTTCCTCGATAGCGGTAGCTTCGACAGCGCGCCGCTGGGGGGAGTGGGCATCGGTTATCAGTTCAATGATTGGCTGCGCCTCGACGGCATTGTCGAATACCGTGGAAAAGCGGATTTCGCTGCCCTCGACCGGTATGATGAGGATGGCGACGGAGTGTGGGACGGCACCAACGACTATGACGGCGCCAAATCGGAATGGCTGCTGATGGCGAACGTCTATGTGGACATTGGCGACTGGAACGGCATCAAGCCCTATGTCGGCGCCGGCATCGGTGCGTCGCGCAACAGGATTTCGAATTTCCGCGACATCAACGTACCGAATCTGGGCGTCGCCTCGGCGAGCAGTGATCCGACCTGGAACCTTGCCTGGGCGCTGCATGCCGGCGTCGCCTATCAGGCGACCGATCGATTGGCCGTCGATTTCGGCTACAGCTATGTCGATCTCGGCAATGCGCGGACCGGCACCATCCGCAGCTATGACGGGAACTTCTCGTCACCGCCGATGCACTTCGAGGACATTACCTCGCACGATTTCAAGCTCGGCATGCGCTACTCGCTACAATAG